The Paraburkholderia caffeinilytica genome segment GAGCGGATGGCCCGGGCGCGCGAAGAACGACGAGATCTTGCCGAGCACCGGCATGGTCTTCGGCGCCACGCTGAAGTTCAGCTTGAACTGCTCGACCACCGGCTCCACGACCGCGCGGCTCTTGATGATCTCGATTTCCGCGTCGGTGTGCATGGGGCCCACGGACGGCATGAGCGATAGCGCGACCTGACTCGGCGTGCTGTTACCGGTCTGCGCTTCGACCTGAAGCAACGCGTCGGCGGAATAGATCGGCGTAGCGATCTTGCTATAGACCACCGCGGCCAGAATGATGCAGCCTGCGATGCCGATCACCCACCAGATCTGATCGATGACGATGCGCAGCAGGTCGAGCATGACTGCGTCTTCGTCGCCGCCTGGCGCCGGTCCTTGGTCCAGCATGTCATACGTACTCATAGTGATACTCCGTCGCGAGCGTTTTATCTGGACAACTGCACCGTGTAGAAGATGGACTGCAGGGTCGGCGTGATCTGTTCGAGTGCGCGGTTAAAGCGTGCCGAGCTCGCGACCTGCACGTACACCACATCCTTCGGCTGGAGTTCGAACTTGGTCATCAGCATCAACGCGTCGACCTGCGTCATGTCGAGCTGATAGACGTCGGGCGTGAGCGTCTTGTCGGCGCCGCGCACCACGTACACGAAGCGTGGATCGCCGGTTTTGACGTCGAGACTGCCGGCGCCGGTGAGCGCGTCGGCGAGCGTCAGACGGCCGCGGTTCATCGGCAGCGAGGTCGGCTTGTTCACTTCGCCGAGTACGAAGACGCGGCTGTTCGAACGGTCCGGCACGTCGATGATGTCGCCGTCTTTCAGCAGGACGTTCTGTTGCGGATCGCCGGTTTCGAGCAGCGCGGCGACGTCGACCGTGTAGCGTTTGCCGTCGCGGGTCACGCCGACGTTCTGCAGATCCGCGTCGGGCAACGCGCCGCCCGCGCGATTGATCGCATCGAGCACGGTCAGCGGCGTATCGGTAATCGCTTCGGAGGCGGGGGTGCGCAGATTGCCGGTCACCTGCACAGACTGGCTGTTGAAACCCGACACGCGCACGTCGAGTTGAGGATTGCGGATCGTCTTCGCGAGGCCCTTCGTCAGCGACTCCTGAACCTGCTGCGCGGTCATGCCGACCACCTTGATGCGGCCCACGCGCGGAAAGAAGATCGTGCCGTTGTTGGCGACGCGTACGGTCAGTCCGCCTTCACCGCCGCCTGTCAGCGTCGGCGCGATCGGTGTCGCGCCCTGCGTTTGCGTGGGACCGGGCGAGGGTGTCGAGCTGCCGCTGGAAGAGGGGAGCGGGGGTACATTCGCGCCCGTGCCGCCACCGGTCAGTTCCGGGTGATCCCAGACAATGATGCTCAACTGATCGCCGATGCCGAGCCGGTAGTCGTAAGTGCTGCGCGTCTTCGCCGTCAGGCACGACAGCGGGCAGACGGCCGGCACGGCGGCTGCGCGCTGCTGGCGAAAATAGCCGACGTCGATCGTGTGTACCGGAAACTTCTCCGCGGTCTGCTCCGGCGGAGCAGGCGGCTCCAGCCGCTTGCTGTCCAGATAGGGGCCCGGCGCCAGTGAGCAGGCGCATAGCGTTGCGGCCGCGAGCCCTGCGGCGATTGTTTTGATAGTCATTTCGTGGTCCCTCGCGTGAGGCAGCGCACTGATCGATCAGCGCACCGCCTCCTGCCATGCCCCGCGCATTGCGCGTAAACCGACTCTCCATTTGCGAAGCGCAAGTGCTACGCCGCCGCGCTCGGATGCCAACGACAATGCGCGCAGGAACCCCGGGTCCGCACGATTGCCGATCAGCGTCGAGTACGCGACGAACGCCCATCGGCCGGGTGGCGTCAGGTATTCGCACATGATGAGTCGGAGATTGAATGACGCGTTATAGAAAGCGGCGTCGTTAAATGTGAAGCGCTGGTCTTCGTCGCTGCGCTGGGCCGGGAAGTGATCCACCAGTAGTGACGGGTCGTAGATCAAGATCCAGCCGCGCCGTTTTATGTCGAGGCTGAAGCCCATTTCGCAATGCACCTGCGCACCGGTGCCGCGCAAGCGTTCATCAAAACGCACGGTGCCGATCGCTTCGCGGCGAAACGCCATGTTGACGCCCTTGAGCACCTGCACTTCGCGTGCGGCGCCATGGCCGATATGATGATTCCCGATGGTCCGGCCATACCAGCGCACGAGACCCACGCGCGGCTTCTGCCCCTGCAGGATGCCATTGCGTTCATGCACGATGTCGCGTCCGCCCAGGCCGCCGAGTGCCGGATCGATCTCGAACGCGCGGGCAATCCGCGCGACCCAGTCGGCGTGCGGCGCGGCGTCGTCGTCGGTAAAGCAGAGCACGTCGCCGCTGGCGCTGTCGATGCCGAGGTTATAGGCCGCGACCACACCCGGCTTGTGCACCAGCACGATCCAGCGGCGCGAGTCGGGGCGGCTCGTTTCGCGCGTGCGCAGCCAGTCGAGCGTCGCGTAATCGTCGTGGCGGGCGATCACGATCACTTCGTCGGCGCGGCGCTCCTGCGCCTCGAGCGCGGCGAGGCAGCGTGCGAGATCGGCGGTGCGCCGGTACGTCGGCACGATCACGGAGACTTTCAGGGACGGTTTCCGGATTGGCATGATCAATATGCGTTGCGGCCGACGAAGCCCTTGAAAATCGTGATGAACACGATCTTCATGTCGAACCAGAACGACCAGTTATGGATGTAGAAGAGATCGAACTTGACGCGCGTCTCCATCTTCTCGATCTTGGTGGTGGCGCCGCGATACCCGTTCACCTGCGCCCAGCCGGTGATGCCCGGCTTGATCCGATAGCGGTTCATATAGCCGTACACCTGATCCTTGTAGAGATCGTCGTGTTCGATCGCGTGCGGACGCGGCCCGACCACCGACATCTGGCCAAGCAGCACGTTCAGGAACTGCGGCAGTTCGTCGAGACTGGTGCGGCGCATGAAGCCGCCGAGTTTCGTGACGCGCGCGTCGTTGCGTGCGGCCTGTGTGACCTCGCCGTGCGCTTCGTGGTGCACGGTCATCGAACGGAACTTGTAGATCGCGAACGGCTGGCCGTCCACGCCTTTGCGGGTCTGGCGGAAGAACACCGGCCCCGGCGAGCTCAGCTTGATGCCGATCGCGAGTGCGATGAACACGGGCGCGAGCGCGAGCAACGCGGCCGCCGAGAACAGGCGGTCGAAGATCAGCTTGGGCCACATCTGCGGCGACGAGACGGGGGTGGCGCTCAGATTGAGCGTCGGTAAACCGACGACATCGACCAGCGCGTGGTTGAAAAGCGAAAGACTTCGGACATCGGGTATGAAGCGCAGATTCACGAAGTCATGCCTGAAGAGGCGCGTGAAGCGATAGATCGTATGTTCTTCCGAAAGCGGCAACGCGAGCCACACTTCGTTCACGTGTTCGTTGCGCACCTTGGCGGCGAACGCGTTCAGATCGGTCAGCACCGGCAGGCGGCTGAGACGCGCACCATACGTGTCGGCCGCTTCGATGCTGGTGTCGAACACGCACACCGGCTTGAAGCCGGCTTGCGGCGCATGGTCGAGATGCGCGAGCAAGGTGCGCGAGAAACCGGGCGCGCCGACGATCGCGACCGTGCGGAAGTTCATGCCGCGCCGGCGCACGCTGCGCAAGGCCACGTGCACGAGGCACTTGGTGGCGATGATCAGCGCGCCGGAGATCAGCGTCGAGTAACCGAACCACAGGCGCGAAACCGCATCCATGCGGTGCAGCGTGAACGCCAGCACGAGGGAGGTGGCGACCACCACCAGCCACGCGGCGGCGACTCTCAACAGCATGGAAGGCAGAGCCTTGCCACGCCACGTTTCATAGACGCCGAAACCGGGAAACATCAGCAGCACGAGTACGCAGTTGAAGGCAATCAGAAGGCGCTCGGTGTCCGACAATGCAATCGGCGTCGAAAAACGCATCCCGTGAGCGAGTAGCGCGCCCGCAATCACAAAGAGTGCGTCGAGACATCGCGCAGTATTCCTGAACATGGTGATCTACCCCGTAATCGAACGATGCAGCCTTGAGTCGACTGCTTATTCGACGGTTTCAGCCTCGCGAAGACGCGGCAGCAGGCGGTCGAATTCTCGCTTGACGAGGCCGTAGCATTCACAGGCGCGCGCTTCGAGACCTTTGCGATCGAGCACCTTGATGTGGCCGCGGCTGTGATGGATCAGGCCTTCGTCGTGCAACTTGCCGGCCGCTTCGGTGATGCCTTCGCGGCGCACGCCGAGCATGTCGGCGATCAGTTGTTGCGTGACCGTCAGATCGTTCGAGGCCACACGGTCCACCTCGATCAGCAGCCAGCGGCACAATTGCTTGTTCAACGCGTGGTGGCGATTGCAGGCAGCGGTCTGCGCGACCTGGGTGAGGAGCGCGTGCATGTACAGCAGCATCAGGCGGCGCAGGAAGTCGGAGCGTGCGAATTGCTGCTTGAGCGCCTGTGCGCTCATGCGGTAGGCGAAGCCGGCGCATTGCACCTGCACTCGGTTCGGCATGGTTTCGCCACCCGTGAGCACCGGCACGCCGGTCATGCCTTCGCGGCCGACCGCGGCGATTTCGACCGAGCTGCCGTCTTCCATCGTCGAGAGCATCGAGATGATCGCCGTGGTCGGGAAGTAGACGTGATGAATCCGTTGACCTGAGTCGCACAGCAGCTGCTCGGTGCGCAGATGAACCAGTTCGAGATGAGGGGCAAGTGCTTGCCATTCGTGGGACGGTAGTGCGCCGAGCAGATGGTTGCCGTGCAGATCTGATTGAAGTGTCAACATGATCGGTCCTCGCTGAAGCCACGCGCGGCGCGACTTCGTGTTTTTGATCCGATGCCTGCATCCTTTAATGAACGACGTGCTGCCTGGCGAGCAGCGCAGGATGAACAGGAACGGCCCCGTTTTGGCCTTGTGCACCACCGCCGTTGTTGTCGATCTCGTTGCGGCTGCGCGGTGTTGCGCTTTCTCTTTAGCGAGGAGCGTGCCAACCTTAGGGAAAACGAGTGCTGGTGCGGCGCAGCGAACAAAGGTAAGGCAGTGCGGGAAGCCAAATGGGGCTTTTTGTTTCAATTCTGTACAACGTCTGCTTAATGCGCGCCCCCTGCGGAGTGTATTTTTATTCGAGTCAAGTCCTTGATCGGATTGGCTTAGCGCCTGATAAGCACCCCTTCGCGGGCGGTGTCTCAGGGATGAAATAGCCTTTGTGCGCGCGTTGTCGGGGGCCGTCCGGGTTGTGCCGGAATTGATTCAGATGTGCGCCATGGGTTGCGTGCGGTGCCGTACGCAACGTCCTTTCCGTAGACCGGAAAGTCGCAAAAAAACTGACAGTGATTCCGCAGACCAGACAGGTGGCTCCATGCAGCGCGAGATTCTGCGCGGCTTGCGAGGGGATGCCGGGTTCAGCGGCGGGATTCAGCCGTAGAAGATGGCGGAAATCGCATTGATCGCGCGAACTTCGCCGGCAGGCGCCGCACATGTTGCATCGGCTTTAAACACCGCGTTAGGTGCGTGCGCAACGAGTTTCTCAACGGGGACGAGCGGCACGGCGTAGGGGCGGTTCGGCGGCAGATGGAACCAGTCGCGCGTGGCGCGGTAATGCGGGTCGGCGATATGAACGAAGCGCGCAAAGCGCTTCGCTTCGATGATCAGCTGCCAGCCCTCGGCGGTACGCTCGACGCGAACCGTCAGACCGAGGTCGTGGCGCTCGCCGGCGTGCCGCTCCGGCAGATGAACCGCTTCCGACAGGATCTGGCCGCTCG includes the following:
- a CDS encoding polysaccharide biosynthesis/export family protein — its product is MTIKTIAAGLAAATLCACSLAPGPYLDSKRLEPPAPPEQTAEKFPVHTIDVGYFRQQRAAAVPAVCPLSCLTAKTRSTYDYRLGIGDQLSIIVWDHPELTGGGTGANVPPLPSSSGSSTPSPGPTQTQGATPIAPTLTGGGEGGLTVRVANNGTIFFPRVGRIKVVGMTAQQVQESLTKGLAKTIRNPQLDVRVSGFNSQSVQVTGNLRTPASEAITDTPLTVLDAINRAGGALPDADLQNVGVTRDGKRYTVDVAALLETGDPQQNVLLKDGDIIDVPDRSNSRVFVLGEVNKPTSLPMNRGRLTLADALTGAGSLDVKTGDPRFVYVVRGADKTLTPDVYQLDMTQVDALMLMTKFELQPKDVVYVQVASSARFNRALEQITPTLQSIFYTVQLSR
- a CDS encoding glycosyltransferase family 2 protein; translated protein: MPIRKPSLKVSVIVPTYRRTADLARCLAALEAQERRADEVIVIARHDDYATLDWLRTRETSRPDSRRWIVLVHKPGVVAAYNLGIDSASGDVLCFTDDDAAPHADWVARIARAFEIDPALGGLGGRDIVHERNGILQGQKPRVGLVRWYGRTIGNHHIGHGAAREVQVLKGVNMAFRREAIGTVRFDERLRGTGAQVHCEMGFSLDIKRRGWILIYDPSLLVDHFPAQRSDEDQRFTFNDAAFYNASFNLRLIMCEYLTPPGRWAFVAYSTLIGNRADPGFLRALSLASERGGVALALRKWRVGLRAMRGAWQEAVR
- a CDS encoding undecaprenyl-phosphate glucose phosphotransferase, producing MFRNTARCLDALFVIAGALLAHGMRFSTPIALSDTERLLIAFNCVLVLLMFPGFGVYETWRGKALPSMLLRVAAAWLVVVATSLVLAFTLHRMDAVSRLWFGYSTLISGALIIATKCLVHVALRSVRRRGMNFRTVAIVGAPGFSRTLLAHLDHAPQAGFKPVCVFDTSIEAADTYGARLSRLPVLTDLNAFAAKVRNEHVNEVWLALPLSEEHTIYRFTRLFRHDFVNLRFIPDVRSLSLFNHALVDVVGLPTLNLSATPVSSPQMWPKLIFDRLFSAAALLALAPVFIALAIGIKLSSPGPVFFRQTRKGVDGQPFAIYKFRSMTVHHEAHGEVTQAARNDARVTKLGGFMRRTSLDELPQFLNVLLGQMSVVGPRPHAIEHDDLYKDQVYGYMNRYRIKPGITGWAQVNGYRGATTKIEKMETRVKFDLFYIHNWSFWFDMKIVFITIFKGFVGRNAY
- a CDS encoding Crp/Fnr family transcriptional regulator: MLTLQSDLHGNHLLGALPSHEWQALAPHLELVHLRTEQLLCDSGQRIHHVYFPTTAIISMLSTMEDGSSVEIAAVGREGMTGVPVLTGGETMPNRVQVQCAGFAYRMSAQALKQQFARSDFLRRLMLLYMHALLTQVAQTAACNRHHALNKQLCRWLLIEVDRVASNDLTVTQQLIADMLGVRREGITEAAGKLHDEGLIHHSRGHIKVLDRKGLEARACECYGLVKREFDRLLPRLREAETVE